The proteins below are encoded in one region of Corynebacterium felinum:
- the manA gene encoding mannose-6-phosphate isomerase, class I, whose protein sequence is MLFLSPRTQAYPWGSKTLIAGLRGDSHPSNCPEAELWYGAHPALPSLVDGVGLDAIIAQDPQYHLGAKVTARHGSRLPFLLKILAADEPLSLQAHPSREQAMEGFERENSLGIDIRAPHRNYRDDNHKPELIVALSRFHAMAGFRPVDDTLALFEALDCPELSRYSSMLGGEDDTTQEAELRGLFTTWITIPVAVRKQLIDAIVARAKVMATSVDMYPEWMVLTASNVVDLHRHYPGDVGVLGGLLLNYIILEPGEAIYLDAGNLHAYCRGLGVEIMANSDNVLRGGLTSKHVDVPELVKVLKFEPLDDPRLESNHGHFTVPIDEFDLRIVDVDGASQVESSGPRIVLCTSGQVDVRNSNQCETLHPSQALWVPAGDSERLDFVGKGQLFLARV, encoded by the coding sequence ATGCTGTTTCTTAGTCCTCGTACCCAGGCCTATCCGTGGGGCTCGAAGACTTTAATTGCAGGTTTGCGCGGTGATTCTCACCCTTCGAATTGCCCGGAGGCTGAGTTGTGGTACGGTGCGCATCCGGCGCTGCCCTCGCTTGTCGACGGCGTGGGTTTGGATGCGATTATTGCCCAAGATCCGCAGTATCATTTGGGTGCGAAGGTGACTGCTCGGCACGGTTCTCGGTTGCCGTTTTTGTTGAAGATTTTGGCGGCGGATGAGCCGTTGAGTTTGCAGGCGCATCCGTCGCGTGAGCAGGCGATGGAAGGTTTTGAGCGGGAGAATTCTTTAGGCATTGATATTCGTGCCCCGCATCGAAATTACCGCGATGATAACCATAAGCCGGAGCTGATTGTGGCGTTGAGCCGTTTCCACGCGATGGCGGGTTTCCGGCCGGTGGATGACACGCTTGCGTTGTTTGAGGCTCTGGATTGCCCAGAGCTTAGCCGCTATTCGTCGATGCTTGGTGGCGAGGATGATACCACCCAAGAAGCGGAATTGCGGGGGCTTTTTACCACCTGGATCACCATCCCGGTGGCGGTGCGTAAGCAGCTCATTGATGCCATTGTTGCCCGCGCAAAGGTGATGGCTACTTCGGTGGATATGTATCCGGAGTGGATGGTGCTAACGGCGTCGAACGTGGTGGATTTGCACCGCCATTATCCTGGTGATGTGGGTGTGTTGGGTGGTCTTTTGCTCAACTACATTATTTTGGAGCCTGGCGAAGCCATTTATCTTGATGCTGGGAATTTGCATGCTTATTGCCGTGGTTTGGGTGTGGAGATCATGGCGAATTCGGACAATGTTCTTCGGGGTGGTTTGACCTCTAAGCACGTGGATGTGCCAGAGCTGGTGAAGGTGTTGAAGTTTGAGCCGTTGGATGATCCGCGTCTTGAAAGCAACCATGGGCATTTCACTGTGCCGATTGATGAATTTGACCTGCGCATCGTGGATGTCGATGGCGCCTCGCAGGTAGAGTCCTCAGGGCCGCGGATTGTGTTGTGCACTTCAGGCCAAGTGGATGTACGTAATAGCAACCAGTGTGAAACGCTGCACCCTAGCCAAGCGTTGTGGGTGCCGGCTGGTGATAGTGAGCGCTTGGATTTTGTTGGAAAAGGCCAACTGTTTCTCGCCCGCGTGTAG
- a CDS encoding DUF4259 domain-containing protein, translated as MSTWDREILSEEVNTEFLDDIADSDVEDIEEAIADAVVLGNSDTATDDEFYNGLAAATIVAIWAGAPYSAGEIIENYPFIRDMIGTGEEELREKASELLESADTELDLEVYIEALS; from the coding sequence ATGAGCACCTGGGACCGCGAAATTTTAAGCGAAGAAGTAAACACCGAATTTCTCGACGACATTGCCGACAGCGACGTTGAAGACATCGAAGAAGCCATCGCTGACGCCGTCGTACTCGGCAATAGCGACACCGCCACCGACGACGAGTTTTACAACGGCCTTGCCGCTGCCACCATCGTCGCCATCTGGGCCGGCGCACCGTATTCCGCGGGCGAAATCATCGAAAACTACCCCTTCATCCGCGACATGATCGGCACCGGCGAAGAAGAATTGCGCGAAAAAGCCAGCGAGCTGCTCGAAAGCGCCGACACCGAACTCGACCTCGAAGTCTATATCGAAGCGCTGAGTTAA